One Deinococcus sp. LM3 genomic region harbors:
- a CDS encoding RNB domain-containing ribonuclease: protein MSLPTAPDLSPAQRTEIELLARGKQAKSRALRDLGLTETPEAAHALLLRAGLWDESRTPYADRLGATTQPVTLSVPDFTDEPRLDLTHLDAYAIDDEGNRDPDDAVGIEVLGGGLTRLWVHVADVAALVPADSDLDLEARARGATLYLPDQTIGMLPDELVEKTGLGLHPTTPALSISLDLDADGNAEAVDVQLTTVRVTRLTYTQAQAALDANQEPFVTLARLARASRDLRVQEGALSIDLPEVRVKAGPDGALVTPLPKPEMRAVVQECMTLAGWGAAIYADDHAIPLPFATQDPPQREVRGTGLSAEWARRRTLSRTRFQPAPGPHAGMGLDLYTQATSPMRRYLDLVVHQQLRAHLAGREPLGGKEVAARVAQAGLNADGTRQAERLSRRHHTLRFIAAQPERVWDAVVVDRRGPQATLLIPDLAFDLPSSTPAPLNTTLQVRLLDVNLSTLGVRASIV, encoded by the coding sequence ATGAGCCTTCCCACCGCCCCCGACCTCAGCCCCGCGCAGCGCACGGAAATCGAACTGCTGGCACGCGGCAAGCAGGCCAAGAGCCGCGCCCTGCGCGACCTGGGCCTCACGGAAACGCCGGAAGCCGCGCACGCCCTGCTGCTGCGCGCCGGCCTGTGGGACGAGAGCCGCACCCCCTACGCCGACCGCCTGGGCGCTACCACGCAACCCGTCACGCTGAGCGTCCCGGACTTCACGGACGAACCCCGCCTGGACCTGACCCACCTGGACGCCTACGCCATCGACGACGAGGGCAACCGCGACCCGGACGACGCCGTGGGCATCGAGGTCCTCGGCGGCGGCCTGACCCGCCTGTGGGTGCACGTGGCTGACGTGGCCGCCCTGGTGCCCGCCGACAGCGACCTGGACCTGGAGGCCCGCGCGCGCGGCGCGACCCTGTACCTGCCGGACCAGACCATCGGCATGCTGCCCGACGAACTGGTCGAGAAGACCGGCCTGGGCCTACACCCCACCACGCCCGCCCTGAGCATCAGCCTGGACCTCGACGCGGACGGCAACGCCGAGGCCGTGGACGTGCAGCTCACGACCGTGCGCGTCACCCGCCTGACCTACACCCAGGCGCAGGCCGCGCTGGACGCCAACCAGGAACCCTTCGTGACCCTGGCCCGACTGGCCCGCGCCAGCCGCGACCTGCGCGTGCAGGAGGGCGCCCTGAGCATCGACCTGCCCGAGGTTCGCGTGAAGGCTGGCCCCGACGGCGCCCTCGTGACGCCCCTGCCCAAGCCCGAGATGCGCGCCGTGGTGCAGGAATGCATGACCCTGGCCGGCTGGGGCGCGGCCATCTACGCCGACGACCACGCCATTCCCCTGCCGTTCGCCACGCAGGACCCACCCCAGCGCGAGGTGCGTGGCACCGGCCTGAGCGCCGAGTGGGCGCGGCGGCGCACACTGTCCCGCACCCGCTTTCAGCCGGCGCCCGGCCCGCACGCCGGGATGGGCCTGGACCTGTACACCCAGGCGACCAGCCCCATGCGCCGCTACCTGGACCTCGTGGTGCACCAGCAGTTGCGCGCCCACCTCGCCGGGCGTGAACCGCTGGGCGGGAAGGAGGTCGCCGCCCGCGTGGCGCAGGCGGGCCTGAACGCCGACGGCACCCGGCAGGCCGAACGCCTGAGCCGCCGCCACCACACCCTGCGTTTTATCGCCGCGCAACCCGAGCGCGTGTGGGACGCCGTGGTCGTGGACCGGCGCGGCCCGCAGGCGACCCTGCTGATCCCGGACCTGGCGTTCGACCTGCCCAGCAGCACGCCCGCCCCCCTCAACACCACGCTACAGGTGCGCCTGCTGGACGTGAACCTCAGCACCCTGGGCGTACGGGCCAGCATCGTCTGA
- a CDS encoding tRNA-binding protein produces MATPLKDTVTPADTLDRLDIRLGRVLRAEPAPGTPKPAYRLSVDFGRYGVRTSVGRFTGHTPEELIGMQVLGVLNFEARPVGDTVSDVLILGVQFTGAPSGDATPLTPAREAKLGSKVF; encoded by the coding sequence ATGGCCACCCCCCTCAAGGACACCGTCACGCCCGCCGACACCCTCGACCGCCTGGACATCCGCCTGGGCCGCGTCCTGCGCGCCGAACCCGCCCCCGGCACGCCCAAACCCGCCTACCGCCTGAGCGTGGATTTCGGCCGGTACGGCGTGCGCACCAGCGTGGGCCGCTTCACCGGGCACACCCCCGAGGAACTGATCGGCATGCAGGTCCTCGGCGTCCTGAATTTCGAGGCCCGGCCCGTCGGGGACACCGTCTCGGACGTCCTGATTCTCGGCGTGCAGTTCACGGGCGCCCCCAGCGGCGACGCCACCCCCCTCACCCCTGCCCGCGAGGCGAAACTGGGCAGCAAGGTGTTCTGA
- a CDS encoding Crp/Fnr family transcriptional regulator produces MNYPSLVWHLKRTELFADLELAELERVAATTPYRSYQPGEVIYRMDDPADALYFVRSGLVKISKLFPNGKEAILGVIGQHDTFGELLLQPEERRPTQAEALERTTLIVLPRTELQKLLNSKPDLAMKLIRLMAARLFEAQAWTATVSAYSAPERVASLLYRLAREFGRPHAQGVELNLKLNQEDIARMVGATRETVSHSLGKLKQDGAIVRARTPIIVRLDALKRYIEQGN; encoded by the coding sequence ATGAACTATCCAAGCCTGGTCTGGCACCTCAAGCGAACGGAGCTCTTCGCCGACCTTGAACTTGCCGAACTGGAGCGAGTGGCCGCCACCACCCCCTACCGGTCCTACCAGCCCGGCGAGGTCATCTACCGCATGGACGACCCTGCCGACGCGCTGTACTTCGTTCGCAGCGGCCTCGTCAAGATCAGCAAACTCTTCCCGAACGGCAAGGAAGCCATCCTGGGCGTCATCGGTCAGCACGACACCTTCGGGGAACTGCTGCTGCAACCCGAGGAACGCCGCCCCACCCAGGCCGAGGCGCTGGAACGCACCACCCTGATCGTGCTGCCCCGCACCGAACTGCAGAAACTGCTGAACAGCAAACCCGACCTGGCCATGAAACTGATCCGCCTGATGGCCGCCCGCCTGTTCGAGGCGCAGGCCTGGACCGCCACCGTCAGCGCGTACAGCGCCCCGGAGCGCGTGGCGAGCCTGCTGTACCGACTGGCCCGCGAGTTCGGCCGCCCGCACGCGCAGGGCGTGGAACTGAACCTGAAACTGAACCAGGAAGACATTGCCCGCATGGTCGGCGCGACCCGCGAGACGGTCAGCCACAGCCTGGGCAAACTGAAACAGGACGGCGCAATCGTCCGCGCCCGCACGCCGATCATCGTGCGCCTGGACGCCCTGAAACGCTACATCGAACAGGGCAACTGA
- a CDS encoding GNAT family N-acetyltransferase — MSTPVSPPLIRAATPADAPGIAAVHVQSWRETYAGLMPADFLDRMTGAEAQAQREAFWAQNITAGQDVVRVAEADGTVLAFASAGEARAHPGFDSELFTLYALRAAQGHGTGRALLHAVAAALRERGARSMALWVLDVNPTRDWYARQGGVEGGQKREGDLRELRLGWSDLSTLR, encoded by the coding sequence ATGTCCACACCGGTCAGCCCGCCCCTCATCCGGGCCGCCACGCCCGCCGACGCCCCCGGTATCGCCGCCGTTCACGTGCAGAGCTGGCGTGAAACGTACGCGGGCCTGATGCCCGCCGACTTTCTGGACCGCATGACGGGCGCCGAGGCTCAGGCGCAGCGCGAGGCGTTCTGGGCGCAGAACATCACGGCCGGGCAGGACGTGGTGCGCGTGGCCGAGGCGGACGGAACCGTGCTGGCCTTCGCTTCGGCGGGTGAAGCGCGCGCCCATCCGGGCTTCGACTCGGAACTGTTCACGCTGTACGCCCTGCGGGCCGCGCAGGGGCACGGCACCGGCCGGGCACTCCTGCACGCCGTCGCGGCGGCCCTGCGGGAACGCGGCGCCCGCAGCATGGCCCTGTGGGTGCTGGACGTGAACCCCACCCGCGACTGGTACGCCCGGCAGGGCGGCGTGGAAGGCGGCCAGAAGCGTGAAGGCGACCTGCGCGAACTCCGCCTGGGCTGGTCAGACCTGAGCACCCTGCGCTGA
- a CDS encoding ATP-binding protein encodes MLIQFSVENYRSIRDTVTIDFVAQKLKSHDPRIDDRNVAEFNRIKLLKSIGIYGANASGKSNIIKALQFFDKMVTQSASKMQKGDKIEVEPFLLNEEYSKKPSLFELIFLLEGIKYRYGFLANQERIEEEWLYWTPKSHERRIFTRELDKIKGGEDFSEAQSLQKFLRSNALFLSVAAQFNSKIPTKIIDAFSSMFFLDGTEIQYRGLSVRMLEKSFIRDDIHSFLKAADLCIDSVTLGEKGKLSDSERQALSEKSLQEMIIDSRQIVNTWHHKFNNQGEITGTEKFDLDTHESNGTKKLFALSALLITTLKVGGVLIIDEIDSQLHPMITLSIIRMFNSKASNPKNAQLLFVTHDTNLLDSNVLRRDQIWFAEKDKTQATEYYSLSDYKIDGKSIRNDASFEKNYISGKYGAIPYLGSFDFFDKDIIDNE; translated from the coding sequence ATGCTCATCCAGTTTAGCGTTGAGAATTACCGATCAATACGCGATACGGTGACGATAGATTTTGTCGCTCAAAAGTTAAAATCACACGATCCGCGGATAGATGACAGAAACGTAGCCGAATTTAATAGGATAAAGCTCCTTAAATCCATTGGCATTTATGGCGCCAACGCAAGCGGAAAGTCAAATATTATCAAAGCTTTACAATTCTTTGATAAAATGGTAACGCAATCGGCTTCAAAAATGCAGAAGGGTGATAAAATCGAGGTCGAGCCCTTCCTTTTAAACGAAGAATATTCAAAAAAGCCGAGTCTATTTGAGTTAATTTTCCTCTTAGAGGGAATTAAATACAGATATGGTTTTTTAGCAAATCAAGAGCGAATAGAAGAAGAGTGGCTATATTGGACGCCGAAATCACATGAAAGAAGAATATTCACGAGAGAGCTAGATAAGATAAAGGGCGGTGAGGATTTTTCCGAAGCCCAATCATTGCAAAAGTTTTTGAGAAGCAACGCTTTATTTCTTTCTGTCGCTGCACAATTTAATTCCAAAATTCCCACCAAGATAATCGATGCTTTCAGCTCCATGTTTTTTTTGGACGGCACTGAAATTCAATATCGTGGCCTTAGCGTGCGCATGCTCGAAAAGAGCTTCATCAGAGACGACATCCATTCGTTTCTTAAAGCGGCAGACCTTTGCATTGATAGCGTGACCCTTGGCGAGAAAGGAAAACTTTCAGATTCAGAACGCCAAGCGCTTTCCGAAAAGTCGCTTCAAGAAATGATCATTGACTCGCGACAAATTGTAAATACATGGCATCATAAATTTAATAATCAAGGCGAAATAACGGGCACAGAAAAATTTGACCTTGACACACACGAGTCCAACGGAACCAAAAAACTATTTGCCCTCTCCGCTCTTCTCATAACAACACTTAAGGTCGGTGGAGTTCTAATTATTGACGAGATTGATTCTCAACTTCATCCAATGATCACTCTCTCTATTATAAGAATGTTTAATAGCAAGGCGAGCAATCCCAAAAATGCCCAACTCCTATTCGTTACTCATGACACCAACTTGCTAGACAGCAACGTCTTAAGGCGTGATCAAATATGGTTCGCAGAGAAAGATAAAACCCAGGCAACAGAATATTACTCCCTAAGTGATTATAAGATAGACGGTAAATCCATCAGAAATGATGCATCTTTTGAGAAAAATTATATATCGGGAAAGTATGGGGCGATTCCATATCTTGGCTCTTTTGACTTCTTCGATAAGGATATAATCGATAATGAGTAG
- a CDS encoding acyl-CoA dehydrogenase C-terminal domain-containing protein, which translates to MPTYKAPLRDIKFLMNELLDAPAELAKIPYYTANETADADLMSQVLDEAARFVETELVPLNAVGDKEGCVRHDNGDVTTPTGFKAAYDKYRAAGWTALDADPTYGGQGMPHLISNVLVEMLNSANVAWSMYPGLSHGAYSALHAVGSDTLKDLYLPKIVSGEWTGTMCLTEPHAGTDLGMIRTKATDNGDGSYAISGTKIFISAGEHDMADNIVHLVLARLEGSPEGTKGISLFLVPKFIPTADGKVGERNGVVCGSLEHKMGIHGNATAVLNFDQAQGWLVGEVNKGMSHMFIMMNAARLGTGLQGLGLGEVAYQNALVYAKDRTQMRHEPRVNPGEQADPIIVHPDVRRMLLTGKAYTEAGRAMAMWLALSIDQEHHHPDEAKRKEAADLVALLTPIAKAFMTDNGFNIAVQSQQVFGGHGYIQEWGMEQFVRDARIGQIYEGTNGIQALDLLGRKVLMDGGKKLQKLAGTLQEFVEENESDEHIGDYATQLGKAAQQLGSLTMVIGQKAMGEGGADEVNAAAVDYLRFFGHVVYGYLWARMAKIAHEQIEAGNDKDGFYTAKVQTAKFYFAKLFPEIKSLATTIKAGNETLAVDDRAVFGWEGALVHA; encoded by the coding sequence ATGCCTACCTACAAAGCCCCCCTGCGCGACATCAAGTTCCTGATGAACGAACTGCTGGACGCCCCCGCAGAACTCGCCAAGATCCCCTACTACACCGCCAACGAAACCGCCGACGCCGACCTGATGAGCCAGGTGCTCGACGAGGCCGCCCGCTTCGTGGAAACCGAACTGGTCCCCCTGAACGCCGTCGGCGACAAGGAAGGCTGCGTCCGCCACGACAACGGCGACGTGACCACCCCCACCGGCTTCAAGGCCGCGTACGACAAGTACCGCGCCGCCGGCTGGACCGCCCTCGACGCCGACCCCACCTACGGCGGCCAGGGCATGCCCCACCTGATCAGCAACGTGCTCGTCGAGATGCTCAACAGCGCCAACGTCGCCTGGAGCATGTACCCCGGCCTGAGCCACGGCGCGTACAGCGCCCTGCACGCCGTCGGCAGCGACACCCTGAAAGACCTGTACCTGCCCAAGATCGTCAGCGGCGAATGGACCGGCACCATGTGCCTCACCGAACCGCACGCCGGCACCGACCTCGGCATGATCCGCACCAAGGCCACCGACAACGGCGACGGCAGCTACGCCATCAGCGGCACCAAGATCTTCATCAGCGCCGGCGAGCACGACATGGCCGACAACATCGTCCACCTCGTCCTGGCCCGCCTGGAAGGCAGCCCCGAAGGCACCAAGGGCATCAGCCTGTTCCTGGTTCCCAAGTTCATCCCCACCGCTGACGGCAAGGTCGGCGAACGCAACGGCGTGGTCTGCGGCAGCCTGGAACACAAGATGGGCATCCACGGCAACGCCACCGCCGTCCTGAACTTCGATCAGGCGCAGGGCTGGCTGGTCGGCGAGGTCAACAAGGGCATGAGCCACATGTTCATCATGATGAACGCCGCCCGCCTCGGCACCGGCCTCCAGGGCCTGGGTCTCGGTGAAGTCGCGTACCAGAACGCCCTGGTGTATGCCAAGGACCGCACCCAGATGCGCCACGAACCCCGCGTGAACCCCGGCGAGCAGGCCGACCCCATCATCGTGCACCCCGACGTGCGCCGCATGCTCCTGACCGGCAAGGCCTACACCGAAGCGGGCCGCGCCATGGCCATGTGGCTCGCCCTGAGCATCGACCAGGAACACCACCACCCCGACGAAGCCAAACGCAAGGAAGCCGCCGACCTCGTCGCCCTGCTGACCCCCATTGCCAAGGCCTTCATGACCGACAACGGCTTCAACATCGCCGTGCAGAGCCAGCAGGTCTTCGGCGGCCACGGCTACATCCAGGAATGGGGCATGGAGCAGTTCGTCCGCGACGCCCGCATCGGCCAGATCTACGAAGGCACCAACGGCATCCAGGCCCTCGACCTGCTGGGCCGCAAGGTCCTGATGGACGGCGGCAAGAAACTCCAGAAACTCGCCGGCACCCTCCAGGAATTCGTCGAGGAAAACGAAAGCGACGAGCACATCGGCGACTACGCCACGCAGCTCGGCAAGGCCGCCCAGCAGCTCGGCAGCCTGACCATGGTCATCGGCCAGAAAGCCATGGGCGAAGGCGGAGCCGACGAAGTGAACGCCGCCGCCGTCGACTACCTGCGCTTCTTCGGGCACGTCGTGTACGGCTACCTCTGGGCCCGCATGGCCAAGATCGCCCACGAGCAGATCGAAGCCGGCAACGACAAAGACGGCTTCTACACCGCCAAAGTCCAGACCGCCAAGTTCTACTTCGCCAAACTGTTCCCCGAAATCAAGAGCCTCGCCACCACCATCAAGGCCGGGAACGAAACCCTCGCCGTCGACGACCGCGCCGTCTTCGGCTGGGAAGGCGCGCTCGTCCACGCCTGA
- a CDS encoding RloB family protein, producing MSRGNKAQKAIGSARKQRSERRTYLIVCEGEKTEPNYFKEMRQHHRLSIAIEPVGTGYNTISLIDEAERLHTANNRIYEQVWCVFDKDDFPDQNFTNAIQKALSKGFRVAWSNESFELWYLLHYRFTTAHLPRSVVYTELSTHFGKKYDKNIVGLYKILLQNQKTAIQNADNLESTQTRDGKTPAQGNPWTLVHHLVKELLAQEIN from the coding sequence ATGAGTAGAGGCAATAAGGCCCAGAAAGCCATTGGATCTGCTCGCAAGCAGCGGAGCGAAAGAAGGACCTACTTAATAGTCTGCGAGGGAGAAAAAACAGAGCCAAATTATTTCAAGGAGATGCGCCAACACCATAGACTGTCCATAGCGATAGAGCCCGTAGGTACAGGCTATAACACAATTTCGCTTATAGATGAAGCAGAGAGACTACATACAGCGAACAATCGAATATATGAACAGGTGTGGTGCGTTTTTGATAAGGATGATTTTCCAGATCAAAATTTTACCAATGCAATACAAAAGGCCTTATCTAAAGGATTTAGAGTTGCGTGGTCAAATGAAAGTTTTGAACTTTGGTATCTACTCCATTATCGGTTCACTACGGCCCATCTACCCAGAAGCGTTGTTTACACCGAGCTATCTACTCATTTTGGGAAAAAATACGATAAAAACATAGTAGGTTTATATAAAATATTACTCCAGAACCAGAAAACAGCGATTCAGAATGCCGATAATCTTGAATCAACTCAGACCAGGGATGGAAAAACACCAGCACAGGGTAATCCATGGACTTTAGTGCACCATTTAGTCAAAGAACTTCTTGCACAAGAAATAAATTAG
- a CDS encoding DMT family transporter produces the protein MTLPPARPAPAPVNVRTGLLLGVTSALTFSTLGVWGKLAGQVGLESFNALAWRFGLVALLLLPLTSRGLSGADRWRMLGVGVLYAAATICYFGALGRITAGATGLLLYLAPAFVILLAWLSGRAPRRTQLGAVTLASAGLALVVGLPGPADRDPAGLLLGAGAGVLYATYLLASERLLAGVPALASTAHMALVAALVFTGLAAGGGTLGVPDTAAQWGVIAAMALLPTLIAVPALYGAVRHLGAARTSLLGTLEPLFTLILAGAVLGEQPGPGVVLGGALILAGALLAQWPARPVPAGERRAVSGRR, from the coding sequence GTGACGCTGCCGCCTGCCCGCCCCGCTCCCGCCCCGGTGAACGTCCGCACCGGCCTGCTGCTGGGCGTGACCTCGGCCCTCACGTTCAGCACGCTGGGCGTCTGGGGCAAACTGGCCGGGCAGGTGGGCCTGGAGTCCTTCAACGCGCTGGCGTGGCGTTTCGGGCTGGTGGCGCTGCTACTGCTGCCACTCACCTCGCGCGGGCTGAGCGGCGCGGACCGGTGGCGGATGCTGGGCGTGGGCGTGCTGTACGCGGCGGCGACCATCTGTTACTTCGGGGCGCTGGGGCGCATCACGGCCGGCGCGACGGGCCTGCTGCTGTACCTCGCGCCGGCCTTCGTGATCCTGCTGGCGTGGCTCTCGGGGCGCGCGCCGCGCCGCACGCAACTGGGCGCGGTCACGCTGGCCTCGGCCGGACTGGCCCTGGTGGTCGGTCTGCCCGGCCCCGCCGACCGGGACCCGGCTGGACTGCTGCTGGGCGCGGGGGCGGGCGTGCTGTACGCCACGTACCTGCTGGCCAGCGAGCGGCTGCTGGCGGGCGTACCAGCCCTGGCGTCCACGGCGCACATGGCGCTCGTGGCGGCGCTGGTGTTCACGGGACTGGCGGCGGGCGGCGGCACCCTGGGCGTGCCGGACACGGCGGCGCAGTGGGGCGTGATCGCGGCCATGGCGCTGCTCCCCACCCTGATCGCCGTGCCCGCCCTGTACGGCGCGGTGCGGCACCTGGGCGCGGCCCGCACCAGTCTGCTGGGCACCCTGGAACCGCTGTTCACGCTGATCCTGGCCGGCGCGGTGCTGGGCGAGCAGCCGGGACCGGGCGTGGTGCTGGGCGGCGCGCTGATCCTGGCGGGCGCGCTGCTGGCGCAGTGGCCGGCGCGCCCGGTTCCGGCCGGGGAGAGGCGGGCGGTCAGCGGCCGTCGCTGA
- a CDS encoding DUF2089 family protein → MRPLPLPFPDETEAPLVTELRFPTSGVTVRGTFELNEFAVLTPDNLEFLRLYIRVRGNLKEVERVLGVSYPTVRARFDTLLRAIGYEPELADPHAEVLSSLERGEITPEEAARKLRR, encoded by the coding sequence ATGCGCCCCCTGCCCCTGCCGTTCCCCGATGAAACCGAAGCGCCCCTGGTCACGGAACTGCGGTTCCCGACAAGTGGCGTGACCGTGCGCGGCACCTTCGAACTGAACGAGTTCGCGGTCCTGACGCCCGACAACCTGGAATTCCTGCGCCTGTACATCCGTGTGCGCGGCAACCTCAAGGAGGTCGAGCGGGTGCTGGGCGTCAGTTACCCCACCGTCCGCGCCCGTTTCGACACGCTGCTGCGCGCCATCGGCTACGAACCGGAACTGGCCGACCCGCACGCCGAGGTCCTGAGCAGCCTCGAACGCGGCGAGATCACGCCCGAGGAAGCCGCCCGCAAACTCCGCCGCTGA